Part of the Scomber japonicus isolate fScoJap1 chromosome 6, fScoJap1.pri, whole genome shotgun sequence genome, TGTAGCTACCGTCAATGAATTTTCATTAGTGGATTTGAAAGAGCTGCCACTGTTCTACATGAGATTCAGATTTATTGAGAATGAACATGACACTGGTGATTATAGATAAAGTATACACAGAGAAAAGACTCGCGCACGAGAAACACACCAGAGACATGCTCACTGCTAGCTTCCCCTCATTGCTTACAGGAAGCATTCCTGTCCGTTGACACATATTTCGAGGACAAATCTGGTTTAAGAAGGTACATTCTTTATTGTATTGTAGCTATATGAAAGCTGTAACCTACACTAAAGTTCTCTGGATTTTCTTGTGACAGCAATACTGTATTCCACATTGCGCCTACACATGATGCACTTAATAACGTGCACACCTGtaactagagctgcaactaatgattatctTCATTGTCAATTAATCCTTGAAACTAGAAaataacaaatgtaaatgtataatgtgtagAGCCGTAGTGATTAATCAAATAGTGGATCGGCAGAAAATGAATCTCCCACTATTGTGATATCAAGTAATAgctttctgtaataaaaaaggaaaaagtcacTTGATTCCATATCTTGTTTTGgtcaaccaacagtccaaaacacaaatGGTTTCCAATTGACTAGATTTACATAGAAGACTTTTACATTGTTTAAAGAAAATTAAGAAATATGAACTTTTGGCACTTttgcttaatttttttttctggcctATATACATTTTACACTCAAATCtcaaacatgatttaaaatatgcatttaaatATTAAGACACTATAAAATAGTTCATTAATAAAAGCATTTTCTCATGTCAACGTTTGTCAGATTTGGTTCCTGAAGGTCCATTTTGTGTATCATCATTCCCGGATCTCACAAGGCACTCTTCACCTAAGGGAATAGAGATGCCAAAGGTTAAAACATACACCCATAAAAGGAGGAAAATGGGAGTGATAAAGGCTGTATAATCAGCAGGACATTCACACAACCCACAAAGCCTCAAATAATAACCTTGTATTAGACATAAATTCAAAATATTAAGTAGTAAATGCCAAAATAAACTCCAATTCAGTGACTTTTGTCACTTccagtaaaaaaagaaggaatcaCATTGTGATACATTTCTCTTAACTAGATGTCTACTTTGTATCATGACAACTGTGATAGATCAAGGTGTGAGCCGGCTACTGGGTTTGAACCCAGGACCTTTATTTAAACCCCCTCTTTTTCAAAAAGCATATCGCTAATACAGCAGTGGATCACCATATAAGGGAGTCAGAGTTACAAATGTTGGACGTAGCCTAATATATTCTGTACCGAGCATATTACTGCCTATAAACAATATGGCAACATTTCCTTAGTTTACTCATTAATCACCATCATCAGGAATGTACTCACTGTGTGAACCACCATGGCCTTTATCACCATTACAGTGATAACTAAGCCAATGACTCCACCCAGCACTGAGACAATGGTGACTGTCAAAGTATTGTCAACCTCTCTCActgaaaagagggaagagatGGAAATATGTTGGTAGGGAGAAAGACAAGCACAGAAAGATATAGAGAAagcttctttgtctgtgtgagGGTATAACCACAGTCAAAGGACTGGATTAGTTCAATTTAAGTATTGTTGGGTGCCAGGTGTATGCAAATAAGTGCATGTGTTACATACATTGGTCCACCACTATAAGAGTGAATGTAGCATTGTATTCGCGATTTTTCTCTTTTGGGTTTCTGGCGAAGCAGATGTATTCTCCCTCATCTTCAAAGGTGATGTTCCACAGCAGGATGGAGATGTTGTTGCTCGTTGAGGAGCCAACAAACTCCACACGCTCATGGTATATATAGGGCCGGGGTTCCCTTGTCGCATCACGACTCTCCCCACGAATCACCCCTTCACATacctacacacatgcatgtacataAAAAACAGGTAGTCGAgtatgtctgagtgtgtgtgtgtgtctgtctgtgtgtgtgtatgtttgtgcgtctgtgtgtacactgtacctTCATTATGGTTCCATTGGCATTATAGCCCCAGATGAAGTGAAGGTTTTTAATGCCAATACAGGAGCTGTACTTGCAAGGTAGCAGTACTGTGGAGCCATTTATTGCTTCAATTGAGGACACTTTCCCTGTGGACACCTCCAGTCCACCAACACTCCATACACCTGAATAGtgcaagagagagaggttgagaaaaaaacagaacaccATAACTTGCTTTTGataaattttaaaaacacaaccatGAACAGAAAAGCAAAGTGATAACGCAGTCAAGAACATATAAAGGCCAAACACAATATAATGTAGATGGAGGTCAACAGGTATTAAAGTTGTCATTATCATTGGATAAGCAGGATTAAAGCTGTAAACTATGAAACTTCCAGTGAGTCATGGCAATTAATGTATGTACAGCTCATGGCAGGACAGCTTTTTTCctcaatctttttttcttcttctggagATAGTGGTGTTATCAACTCAAAAAAAGTATCATGTAATGGGTATTGGGTGTTCTGTGTTTGAATATCAAACTCAATGTTCGGCTAATGGTAGTGCCATCTATACCAGATAGATTTGCATCTGTTGTGATGGACAGAAACATTTTCAAGATGAAGCCTTGGTGACTGACAGAGCTGTCATTAGTTGTTTAGCCAGATGGATTCATTTCAAGATTGTGTTTCTGCAGACACAGACCAGAATTGGGGTGAATGAAAAAGGCTTTATTGTCAGGAAAGCAGGGAATGGAGGTGAATGAAGCAGGCTGAAGCAGCGAATGGCAGGGCAGAGATGAGTGAGGGAGGATTGAAAGGGCTGGCAAAGGGGAGCAGGTGGTAGTGGGTTGGAGAGCTGGCAAGCAGCCAGGCAAGTAGTTGTGTGGTAGACCAGGAACACTGGAGAAACAGCAGTTAGCAGCAATACAAAACTTGGAAATACCACTAAGCAAGTCAGAGGCCTAAAGTATAAGCTATCACTGAATTAGGAATTGCACCAGAAAACTTACAGGTGTACTGTGATTTTAAATAGTAAATTACACGCACgcttcagacagacagaaaatgttttttttttggttttctttttttgttttttttgtcatccaATGGCTCAGATGAAGACTTGTGGGTTGCTCTGACTCTGATGCTGCTGGGACTACTTGAGTTTCATTCACGTTGAGATTTGGGAGAGTCTTCTTAAGTCACAATTCATAATGCTAGCTCTGTGCTGAATATAATGACATGATCTTTTATTTCCAGTAAATCTTTCCTCTCAATTAGAGccaaaaaacagttttatcaGACCAGTTGACTTCCTCAGTCCACTCATGACTTTTGTACAGTCCCAGTGTTATAGCACACTGCAAGTCATTGTGTGGAGGGGTCATACAGAGGAGAAATATGGAAAATATGTTGTTGGGGGCAAATGTCACAGAAACTATAACCCCAAGACCTCAATGAgtaattgaatgaatgaaatggtTCTTTTCGACTATCAAAAAAGTCTCTATGCATAGACTGTACCTCTTTATACTTTTGATTTTAACAAAGAAGTTGTTCATCATACTGAGCTATATGCTACATATGATCTTCATAACTATTTGTAACATTCCATAATTCTTAAGTCACCAACTATAAATGTAGTACAGTCATTACTAGAAAGAAAGTACTAATGTCTGTCCTCTACTGGTCATACCTAAAAAACCTGAACAGAGATTCTGACTCAGGACACGTTATATTTGGGGGTTTTTGGTTTTAGTCAAGTCCAGACTCATCAAATGTATGCCATCAATGTCACTCCCTTCGTTTATTTGGTCAAATAAAGCTCACAGATTAAGGAGAAAAAACACTAAACTTATCCAATTTGGAGCTTTAACATAACCTAGcctaaatgttttatatatagaAACTGACTACCATCAGCTAAAGCCTAAAAGTTTATGTCTAGCTCTCTTCTCCAAGCAAAAGAATACAACTCAAAATGCTGTAATGAATAGTTCATTCAATTCTTGtggaaaaattgaaaaacaaaGATACTCAATCAAGAAATAGATCAAATATTCCATGATGACAACTGTATGTGACTGTATGATACTTTTGGATGAGAAAGTCAAACAGGGTCAATCATGAAATTTGATTTCTTGAAGAAATTATATTTATGGAACATGTTGAAATATTGAATGTATTCAATTCAGATCCTTATctactcaattaaaaaaaagatatttgaacAGACCTTTTtcattattgtctttttatcaGTGTTTCCCCCTTGTGCACATTATTAAGGACATGCATGAAGAATGATTGAGACTGCCAGTCACTGATCCAGCTCAGAAACCTGATAGTCAATATGACTAAGTTCAGTAAACCACCCACCCTGACTGGcataaaaaactgaaacaagAGCACAAGAGGGAAGCATAGAGGACATGTTATAATGTAGACAAATATGGGGATTCACCCAACCACACGAAGAAGATAGAAGTACAGAGTTATAGTGTAAGTTAGAGATACAGTGGAAGAGTGAGGCATGACAAAAGGTATAGAGTGAAGTATAACTCACCGAGAAGCAAAACAATTGCCAGACCAGCATGAAGTAGATCCCCTGATCTCAGCCGTCGAGAAACAATCAAACCAGTGCTGTCCACTGATGCCATGataccacctgtctgtctgtctgagttttggtttgtctctgtgtatataCAGAAATGTCCCTGTCTGCCAGAGTTGAATCTATGCAAATATACTGTACGTGTCTCTGTGTGCGTTTGAGTCTGctctccacccctccctcttctctcctcctctgcactCTGTTCCAAGAATGAACAGAGGGAGGTAGTGCAAAGAGAGCAGGATAAATTCCTTCTGGGAGTTCTCTCCCTTCTAGTTGTTCTCTTTTTTGCTCCCCCACAGCCCAGGAAAGCAGTTTAATGAGGAGAGAAACTTTAAAAGATATTTTCCACTATTTTCTGCCATCTTGTGGGcaaaacatttaatcaatgaatcaagaCAGTAATTGGTAAATTAACAGGCAGACAATGTAAAATGTTACTGAATGGGTTAGCCAAAGTCTAACCCATTCAGTAACTTAAAAGCTGTACAGTAAGCTTATCAGTGACTTTAAAAAGACATCAGTGATTATGATTTCAATTCTGGTAAAATTTTACAGTTGCATTATCAGTAGATCCCAAATATAATGTGCATACAAGCATATAAGAATACGTTTCTGTGTTTAGCATTCAATGAGACTGTAAGATACAATaattggaaaataaaatatttttgagcATTAGGCTGTTCTTCTCTGTGCTGTTGCCTGAAATAACTTAATAACTAAAGATTTATTTGGCCACATACCTGCAGTTGGAAAGAATTATACTGATATTGCTTAATGAAAGTGGTGGTGAAAATGGTGAAACTAGCGTGGCTCCTAAAAACCCATGGGAAACTGTTGTGATTTTGACATACTAAATCAAATTTTCAGGAATCAAATAACATTTGAAATTATTGCCAATTCAATTACTGTAAAAAACGGTGTATAGGACGCACCTTTAAcgcaatattttttcatttaaaagtgttttccTACAgcagtgaaatacagagaggggttggatctggatatgattagGCTATAGGTATGTAAAAGGCTGTCCACACTAAAACAATAAGTATAACTGTAAAGAtaatgatgtgagcgtccacacttatgaacCATAACGTCCTGTAACGTCCTATATACAGCGGTGTCAAGCACGCACTGCACACTCCAGCTGTGTCGGCAGCTAATGAAAGTGGATAAACTATTGCTGACCCATTAATGCTGCATGTTGAACGgaaaaaaatattgtgtgttgatcagaagtatttcagacactagttgctgtgatgtttcagtatttaaagaccaaactgtaaaatatgtaaaatgtgttcttttaaaaggtttaattgaaagcCTAACCCGAACCCGGTCAGAGTTAATAtactggtccagttcagttaagcaaatcattactggaccattaaccattaacccgacacactgtttcaggtctaatatgtgtgttttaattgtgtttcttataaaagtaaattgagaaagttttggagtataaacatatgtgtgtataaatgaataactattGATGCATTCAAtaaaaccagtctttaatagaaaagtgtttttcccagAATGTGACCCCCAAAATACACCAGcccagtctcacatcaaaacgtatcacagctacgttggtccacagtgcaaagcgtagccatctcacaatttgggCTCATAAATTGTCAGATGGCTACATTTTTTCTgccctattcttttctataggaCTACGTCCACATCACAtgactttcatgtttttgtctgcaaaaacaaataaatgcctGCCATTCCTTTCATTctcagtgtaaaatgtaatattttaagatagtttcAGCATTAAAAGGATGACATTTCTAGTgagaaatatgcattttgttttcacaatctctgttcagtgaatgtatatAAGATGTCTTATTAGGTATTATGAAGTATTTCTCAAGTGCTGTCACAAAATTGTAGGAATACAGCTTTTTGTAATTTCCTGTGTATTACGTTTGTAGGTAACGTTGATATTCATTCAACAACCTTCTTGTCCTTAATATTTTTCTGTGAATATTCTGAGATGAGAAGTGATTTCGAAGAGCAATAATTGTGACAGGCCGATTACATTTGCCAAGTGATTTGAGATCGTTAACAAtaaatgatctgtgtgtttttccacaGGACGTGCTCATTTCAATTAATAGATTCATTTATAATTCCAGCGTATCTTATAACTCCACTGATATCTCATGTTTTGCGCATCATAACTGCTTTTTGATCAGCTGTCTGTCATTGTTGGAAGGgataaagaaaaagacaggGACGGAGTGTGTTGAGGGTATGTTTGACTACTGTTGGGCTTCATTGCATTTCAAATGACCACCTTTAGTGGGAACCTGACACCACACGCCACTATCTCTGTGTGAAGTTGctcatttaatttcatatttcaaagaTGATGTGGCTGAGgatatttttcatctttctttaaaaGTCTTCCTCAATAACATGAGCCACGCACTCCAGGGTGTGCATCCACATGCGTGTGCATTAAATCTCTACATCTTTGCACTTTtcactttcatatatttcatcaaaCTGGACTTTACGTTTGGCAATACATGTTACTGTTGGataatcataaaaatacaaaaaatacccAAGGTTGTGTTAATAACTTAATATGAGTGAGAATGGGTTGGTCTTTTAAGTCTAACCCCAAATCAAGCACTCCAGGCCTTtactgctccctacaggctctgaatacatcATTGTCTattgttgatatgattggctgtacgTTTTTCCAGTAGTGTACaaaagcatttgatcgacatttgttgatcccgcctcaaatacaaGGAAATGAACATGCCAGATCCcacctcaatctcacatgagattgagactgTGTTctggtctggtgttagccaggctaatGATTTAAGGTAAAGCAAGGTGCTAATTGTTTTCCTGCTGAACAAGATTATATTTCAACCACTAACCATTGCTGCTCTTTTTCtaaattaaatggaaaaactTACAGGCAATAATAAGGCACACTTCGCTCTGTATAACCACAGTGGGGGTCAGAGGTATAAATGTTCAGAAAtggtttgtattttattttggcacCTTATAGCTTCAGAAAAtagttattaacattataaaaactcaaacttatttatatttattgagcTCTTGCCTTGATGACAACATCCAGTTTCAGAATATGAGAacattttttgttggttttccagtgattttatcttttattattctcATATTTTAATTTCTGCTCATCCTTATTTCACCAGGAATAAGAAATCAATCATttcaatttaacattttgtattttaaaaatcaagtaaattcttgttttttgggtggattaaattaaattactcttCTAATTTTTTGACTGTGGTAGATTTTATTACACTTACAGTAAAATAACGAGAGTTGTTGTCACCTCCAGTtttcacctggttcactgtctctgtgtgagcaGCACACACTGAAGACTCAGCTCCACCAGGTGAAACGTAGGACTCTTTAACACAGAGATCATCATCATAGCCATAAAGAACATCTCTCATTAAGACTTTCCTTTCTTACATCTAACCAACCAAAACTAGCATAACATTGCTGTCATGTACTTTTAAACAACACGCAGGTATTTGAggtggagctgcagggttgagtggaggcATGTGGGGAAGCTAACAGCTAAAACAACAGCATCCTACAGCCGCTACCTCTGTAGCTGCTTATTGGcggagcaactctgtcctccattcagtGTCTGGACCTTTTATATAGAACAGCGAGGCGGAATAAAGTAGCAGCATTCCTGCCGTGAACAGGCTCTCAAAGGAGAGCAACGCGATAACGGCAGCAGAGACTAATGTTAGCTGCTCCGtcgtttatttcattattataccTTTGTAATTGTCATCAGATCTGCACTGATCTAATATATGGTCTTTGGGCAGTCCAATTGACAGAAATCCGTCATAGCGATGGATAACTTTAATCCCTGCatcctatttttttctttatccctCCCAACAATGATAGACAGCTGATCAAAAAGCGGTTATGATGCACAAACATGATATATCAATGGAGTTATAAGATACACAATAATTATAAatgaatttattaattaaaatgagcaggtcctgaaaaaaaaacacacagataattTATTAACAATCTCAAATCACTTATAAATGTAACCTCATCAACCTGTCACCAATATTACTGCTTCTGAAACACTTGAAAAATACTTCCTAATAACTGATAAACTAGACATCATGTAGATTCAATGAAAAGAGATTGCgaacaaaaaaatgcatatttctcgctagaaatgtcatcaaaatacattttaatattacattttacactgagAATTAAAGGAATGGCagcattgtatttgtttttgcagaCAAAAATTTGAAAGTCACGTGGACGCAGTCCTATAGGAGATAGGGCAGAAAAAAAGGTAGCTGTGATACATTTTGAGGTGAGACTAGGTTATATACACCGGTGTGACTTATACACTGGTTTTTATGGTAAATGACCAGTGTATTTTTAGACTTCAGtacctactgtatgtgtagTAAAACATCTCAATCAAATTTTCTGGTTATTTTCGTACTAGGAATCATTATGGTGCAAGTATTGATTGATACCCTACAGTATTGCTATCAACCTACTCTTCTTTGTCTGTGTCCCTGTAGCGTATTTCTCATTGTAAGGTATTGTATCTATATATCAATCTATTGTAACATAACGTGTACAGTGCTGCACTCGTCATCAAGCTTGATGGATAAAATAACATTCTTTAAAGTTggataaagagacagagagacttaACAGTGTTCTGGGAATttcaattaacattttattttcattatgtattatttttttaacaagtccAAAGTTTGAGGTGCATAGTCATGAAGGGGGCATGAGTaacattttcacaaacacagacaaacagctgCACATTCAGAAGAAAGTTGATCCAGGGAAGCTATGGTTGCAGATTTGATTTGAtggggtgtgtgtatgtgtgtgtgcttgtgtgagtAATAAGTGCATGTTGAACTAATATTTTTCATCAGCTTCAACTAGAGGGAAGATCATCGGTCATGTGGAGTGGTGGGTTTTTACCACTGGGTGGCAGTCACACTGCATTTACTGTGCTGTATTGCCCCACTGCACAGGAGCATCCTTCACTGTATACACAAACTCAGTACTGCAGCAA contains:
- the LOC128359825 gene encoding sodium channel subunit beta-4-like; protein product: MASVDSTGLIVSRRLRSGDLLHAGLAIVLLLGVWSVGGLEVSTGKVSSIEAINGSTVLLPCKYSSCIGIKNLHFIWGYNANGTIMKVCEGVIRGESRDATREPRPYIYHERVEFVGSSTSNNISILLWNITFEDEGEYICFARNPKEKNREYNATFTLIVVDQLREVDNTLTVTIVSVLGGVIGLVITVMVIKAMVVHTVSEECLVRSGNDDTQNGPSGTKSDKR